A region from the Lemur catta isolate mLemCat1 chromosome 7, mLemCat1.pri, whole genome shotgun sequence genome encodes:
- the LOC123642546 gene encoding ARL14 effector protein — protein MESRMMDPCSVGVQLRTTNECHKTYYTRHTGFKTLQELSSNDMLLLQLRTGMTLSGNNTICFHHVKIYIDRFEDLQKSCCDPFNIHKKLAKKNLHVIDLDDATFLSAKFGRQLVPGWKLCPKCTQIINGSVDVDSEDRQRRKPESDGRTAKALRSLQFTNPGKQTEFAPETGKREKRRLTKNATTGSDRQVIPAKSKVYDSQGLLIFSGMDLCDCLDEDCLGCFYACPACGSTKCGAECRCDRKWLYEQIEIEGGEIIHNKHAG, from the exons ATGGAATCAAGAATGATGGATCCATGTTCAGTTGGAGTCCAGCTTCGTACCACAAATGAGTGCCATAAAACCTACTATACTCGTCACACAGGTTTCAAGACTTTGCAAGAATTGTCATCAAATGATATGCTCTTACTTCAACTTAGAACTGGAATGACACTGTCTGGGAACAATACAATTTGCTTTCATCATGTAAAAATTTACATTGACAGATTTGAGGATCTGCAGAAGTCATGTTGTGACCCatttaacatacacaaaaaacTAGCCAAAAAAAATTTGCATGTAATCGACTTAGATGATGCCACTTTTCTGAGTGCAAAATTTGGAAGACAACTTGTACCTGGTTGGAAGCTTTGTCCAAAATGTACACAGATAATCAATGGAAGTGTGGATGTTGATTCTGAGGACCGCCAGAGAAGAAAACCTGAATCAGAT GGAAGAACTGCTAAAGCTTTGAGGTCATTACAATTTACAAATCCAGGAAAGCAAACTGAATTTGCCCCAGAAActggtaaaagagaaaaaagaaggctTACAAAAAATGCAACCACTGGTTCAGACAG ACAAGTGATACCAGCGAAGAGTAAAGTCTATGACAGCCAGGGCCTCCTGATCTTCAGTGGGATGGACCTCTGTGACTGCCTCGATGAAGACTGCTTAGGATGTTTCTATGCGTGTCCCGCCTGTGGCTCTACCAAATGTGGAGCTGAGTGCCGCTGTGACCGCAAGTGGCTGTATGAGCAAATCGAAATTGAAGGAGgagaaataattcataataaaCATGCTGGATAA